Sequence from the Helianthus annuus cultivar XRQ/B chromosome 13, HanXRQr2.0-SUNRISE, whole genome shotgun sequence genome:
TCCTTCACAACATAACCACCAGATACATCAtgcatcatcgtcatcatctgcGAAGCATATAAATTTTGCATATACGCAAAGTTGCAACATCTGTATTGCTTCActtttttatttcctttttaagATGTAAAGTTACCCAATGTGTTTTTTTGAAACATAAAACCCTTAAAATCATTTTGGTAAACAAAATTAGACTATCATTGAAATAATATTTCTTTAGTTGACATGctaattattaatattttttttagaaatttaGACAGAAAGAGCTTTTGGGTTGACCCAATTAATGTGTACCATTTTGAACTTCTGACTCCAATAACTAGTAGTACCCATGTTGATTAGTTAAAGGCCCAGTTAAGTCAAAGTATGAGAGATTGATGAAGATTTGAGATTGCATACCACTGGAACTGCATGAAAGAGTCTTGAGAGTTTCGTTAAAATCTGCATTAATATATTCGATCTTTTCTAGGCTTTCTTCACTCTCACTGTTTGCGAATTCCTCAACATCTGTGACTTTGGATGTGTGTTGTTGCTATGCAGAAACCTtgcaaattctttcttcaactgCAGTCAAGGGTCAAACAACCCACTTTGACATTAGTGGCCAATTAAACCCATTGCTTTTCAAATTATTTTAACAAGAATATAATCAAAACACATAACTTTAAAAATCAAATCCAACATGAATAAACCCTGTGTTATACCATGAATGCCAATAGTCAAAACCAGGTCATTGTATTATGCACTAGTCATATGTTGTTGACTGAAAGGAACTTACACTGCTAAAATCTCTCTTATCTCAATTTTTCCTGGTCAACTGTGAATGTTCCATCACCTAGAAGATCCTTTAGGATGTCATGGTCTTAAGTCCCTGCAAAATTTTGTTGTAATATATAAGACACTCTATTGTTCCGCTATACAGAAGCTTCTGATCTAAGCTAACGAGGAAAATGCTTAACTTACATGTTTAGCAAAATCAAATCAGCTAACGTAGTTTCTGTATTGAAATGTAATCATTGAACATACTCATGCACCAAGCTGCAAAAAAGGATAATGAAAATGGCTAAGATTAAAAAAAAAGCGAAATTGAAAGTCAACTTGAAAATAAACAGGGTAATAAACAGAATCTTTCACCATACATTCTATGCAGCAATATATATTAGTTTAAACTTATGAAAAGTGATTACTGATTTCAACATATAAATTATTGTTATCATTAAAACtcaaagagtaaattgccattttgacCCTCTGACTACTAGTAACCCCATGTTGATTAGTCAAAGGCCCTGCAGTTAAATCAAAGTATGAGAAATTGATAAAGATTTGAGATTGCATACCACTCGAACTGCATGATAGAGTCTTGAGAGTTTTGTTAAAATTTGCATGAAGATATTGTATCTTTTCTAGGCTTTCTTCACTCGTACTGGAACTCATCAACCACTTTGACCCTTTTACTCTAACTACAAGTAACAATGAAGGTTCattaaataattattaatatACGTTTAAGGATGAATTTCTGTTGAAGGGCAGCGCACCGTGGTCCTTTGTTGTTGAGAAAAATAGCCTTGACACGATTCCAGGCTTCCAGAGCAGTCGACTCGGCTTCAAGAGCTCGAAGGAAAAATAGCCTTGACAAGATTTTATAGGCTTTCTTCACTTGTACTGGAACTCATCAACCACGTTGACCATGTTGACTAAAATTCCTCACATCAGCAGGTTCattaaataattattaatatACGTTTTATGATAATCTAGATACTTTTGCTTTGGTCAAATGACATAACATGAAGGTTGACTTTTAAACTAGACCACAAAAAAGTTTACAAATCAAGAGTTCAGTTACATGACCCAAATGAAAAGGAAATGGTCGATATGGGTTGTATTGTACTCACCTTAAAAGCCTTAAACTTAAAGAAGCTTTCAGAGAAACAACAATTTGACGAAACCATTTTTCTGATAAAACCCCTGAAAAtattttaataaacaaaattaGACTATCATTGAAATAATACTTTTTTTAAACTAATTatcaataactttttttttattttttgacaaAAAGAGCTTTGGGTTGACCCAACGAGATCCATTTTGAACCTCTTACTCCAATAAATACTAGTAACCATGTTGATTAGTCAAAGACCCGGCCATTTAAGTCAAAGTATGAAAAATTGATAAAGATTTGAGATTGCATACCATGGGAACTGCATGAAAGAGTCTTGAGAGTTTCGTTAAAATCTGCATTAAGATATTGTATCTTTTCTAGGTTTGTTTTTTGTAATCATAGTTAAAACATTAACTAGATATAAGGTTTAAAGAAAATCAAAGTGTTTTCATCTCAGTCAAACAGTCCAACCTGACCCGACCCATTTCAACCCTACTAAAAAGGTAACCATTTTTCAAAACCCCAGACCTCTTTCGACTCGTTACCCAACCCACCAATGATTTTATGGGACAAAAAGTATCCGCTTACTAGAAATCATCTTGTCCCCTGTTCATTTGTTCAGTCTTGGTCTAGATCAGCTAATAAACAAACTCATCAACCACTTTGATCTTCATGCATTTAGCTTAGCCTCTGGTGTGATATTTAAAAATTCCTTAAATTTCCTGGTTATGCTGATTGCTTGCAAGATCAATTCCCAAAGCAATTTTGAATGTCAAAAGTGAGGGTAACAGCATCTCTGGTAAATCATTCACCTTTGGACATCTGCTAATGATGAAATGTGAAAAAACGGGTTAAGGAAAAAAATGAGATAAACCTGCTTGTTCGATTAACCGAACCGACTAGAGAAAAAACCATTTTAACCGAACTGGCTAGAGAAGAAACTGTTTTGTGCACCTCTGCACCTCTAGACACTAAGCTGCCGGcgatttagggtatgtttggctaagctttttgaaacaacttattgacttattggctttttcaaaaagccaataagtaaGAATAATGTTTGGGTAATTAAAAAtgactttttgaaacaacttttaGTACAAAAGGAAAAGTCAGTTTTGAAAAGTTACTATTTTTTGACTTTTTGGAACTTTTTATAACTTTTCAAAACACAATTACAGAATTACCCCCTGCCCTAAGCTAATCCACTCATAGGCTAatccaaacattttttttaaaaaaaacaacttattaacttattggcttttcccaccccataagctaatccaaacatttttttttaaaactactTTTTAAAAAGTCATAAGTTAATAAGTCAAAATAAAGTTTGTTGCTTCTTTGATTTCTTATTCAACCTTATCTTGAATCTCAGGATGTTTGCAGAGCATGTAAATGAACCAAATTATGGCAATAGATGTAGCCAGCCTCCTTTCCACCAATTATGAAGTATTTTGGATGTGTACGTTGTTGATTTGCAGAATATCTtctttcttcaactgcaattaaAAAACTTCAAGGGTCAAACAATACACTTTGATATTAATGGCCGAACTTGTTTTAACTCGTTTTCCAACCCACCCATATTTTTTAGAGGAAAAAAAGTACAAGCTTACCAGAAATGATCTTGTCCATCATCAAGCACTTTGACCCTTTCCTTTAACTTAGCCTCTGGTCCGATATTTGACAATTTCTTAACACCTTCACTTGAATATTGAATCCAATTGATTTTCATGAATAAATCCTGTGTTATATCACAAATACTAATAATCAAAACCAGTTTGTTATGTTATGGGGTAGTCAAATGTTGTTGACTTAAAAGGAACTTACACTTATGTCATCGACACTTTGTCTGTTATTAGCTGATTCAGTAATTATACGCGCGAGTTTTACTGCACTTTACTCAAGATACTTCCCCTGAAAATTCACACCTCGAGACTTTTCTCTGTTCTTGAATTTGACCTGGTCAACTGTGAATGTTCCATCACCCAGAAGATCCTTTAGGATATGTCACTGCAAAAGTTTAGTTGTAATATATTAGTTATTCAGTTCTTCACAGACTTCATATCAAGTATTAATACAATTAATCAAATTTAGCTATGTTTTTTTATCATAACTTCACAGTAAACAAAATGCCTAAATTAATCAAACCAAATGCAGATCTAAACCCTGATTTGTATATTCAACTAGTGAATCAGATTCAACTTTTTAATCGAGACTCGAAGTAACTTCAATCAAATTTCATTATCTATTACTATAACACTTCTGAATCAGattcaaaaaacaaaaaacaaaaattaaccGTGCTATCACACAAATCAACTGATTAACAACTTAAAATCGCACCCTATCAACCTACAAAAGCAAGATCAACATAAATCACAaacaaaacaataacaataataataattcattggCAAGTTTAACTCACGAAAGTCAAAATTAGTACCTACACATTGTGAAATCAGTTCCAACTTATTAAATTCTGATTTCAACATATAAATTAATGTCATCATTAAAATTCAATTATAGGTTTTGAGCAACAAATCCTAATCCAACAAAAAAAACAGGCACATGTATGAGAATACCAGTTTATCATATGGAAATCAGAGGGTATTTAATTAACAAGTACCTGCCGTCCATGTAGATGCAGGGGATGTCGGTCGGCTGTGATGGGTTTAGAAATCTGATAGGATGTGAAGATGGTTGTATGATGTCGTTTTTCTTCCTCTGGTGATTGGGTATTCACGGCATGGAATCTCTTCTCGGTGACTACAGAGAAACAAGAAGAAGGTAAgggttatttatttaaaacaaacGACTAGCAATAATTTCCACGTAACAAACAATTGCTATTTAATTAACAACTACCTTTCTTTCAATTAGTCTTTAATTTCGATGCAGGGTATATGAGAGATTCGGGGCCAGTAGTGGGAGCCTCTTCCTTCACACCTTTCTTTCAATTTTGGGCATATTAATGTACTCAAACTCAGAAGGGAAGGCAACAGCGTCTCTGGTAAATCGTTCAGCTTTGGACAGCTGCCAATGTACAGATGTTGAAGGGATGTGAGGTATTGGAGTCCCGTTGAAATGGATTCCAGATTATCAAATTCCCATATGCTCAGAGATTTAAGAGAAGAAGGGAAAAGGTGGGACAATTGACTAAAATTCTTCACATCACGTTCATTATGTAATCTTAGGTAAACAAGGGAAGCTGGGAAATTCTGATTGCCCCATTCTGAGATGGGCTTTTTCAACCCCCCTGTTTCAAGGGAACACAAATTGGGAGGCCAAAGCCCACGAGGAAAGGAAGCATCAATCATTGGACAATTGCTGATCCACATAGCTTTTAACATGGTGAGATTGGATAGCTGAAGGTCAGGAAATGACTCCAGATTTTCACAATCCCATATCATCCAACTGATTAGATTTGGTAGCTGCAGGTCACCAAATGCCTTCATGTTTTTGCAACTTTCTATGTGTACTTCTGTGAGATTTGGCAGATGGAGATTAGGAAATGACTCTATGCTTTCACAACCTTCTATTTTCAACGTGGTGAGGTTTGATAGCTCAAGGTCAGAAAATGACCTTATGCTTTTAAAACCTTGTATGCACAACGAGGTGAGATTTGATAGCTGATGAAGATCAGAAGATAACTCCATGTTTCGACAATAACTTATTCTCAAAGAGGTGAGGTGAGTGGAGTTACTCAATTGATTTATTGATTTTAGATTTCCACAGCTATCTATAGTAAGTGACTTGAGATTCTGCCCTCCTCcacctgttgttgttgctcttGGGAAGGAGACATGTCTAACTGACCTACACCCCCTGATGTTTAACCTCTCAATGCTATTCGGACAACACAAACGCTCCATACTCTCACATTCTTCTACATCCAAAATCCTAAGAGATGATAGGAAGTTGCTCCCAATGTTATCCTCATCCTCCTCTTTCTCTCCTAAACTCACCAATTTTTTACAATAATATACCCGCAATTCCTTTAAATTTACAAGAACTTTACTTGCCTCCGCATCTGATTCCCATAGGTATCTTATCTCATCACAATATTGTATGCGTAGCTCTTCAACCGCCCCAAAATTCACTATGACACCTCTCCACACCTCATCCGTAAGCCCTAAAATTGAGTCTATTTCCAGTTTAGTGGTTGATGAAGCTGCTTGAACCAGACTTCTCAGCACACTTTCACCACATCCCTCTATCCTCAAAACTCTTAGTGAAGGTAATGCTTCAAGTGAGACATCACTCAAATCGGGACATTTGATTATTTGAAGCTCTCGAAGGCATGGAAACATTACCTCGCTATTGGTTGACCATACCTCCCAACTAGACATATCTTCaaaccttagaatttcaagtgaaGGGAAGGTAACATCAGTACTCCTACTTAACTCCAAACTGATGACTTTAACATCATCCATTCCTTGAATCAACAACTCCTTAAGTGAAGGTAACCGCCCAAGCGGCGGTAGAGATGTACATTTTCTACAACCCCGTAGCGACACATGAACCAATTGATGAAAAGTGGGATCCCCGACCCAACATGGAAACTCTACTCCCCCGTAATACTCAACTTCAAAATGTTTCAACGTATCAGTGTGTGGCTTGAGCTCAGCAAGAACCTCCTTCTCAAGTGATCCTCTCTGTGAATCATTACCCCATTTCATCTTTAACTTAGTAAGCCTTTTTTGAGATAGGTTCGCCTCCCTTGCTTGCATTGGGATTTGCACTTTCTGCAATCCTTCAATGGAAAGTTCCCCACGTAAATTCTCTAATCCCTTAAGCTTGGTTATTGCAAAGTCACCGTCTCCTCCAACGATGACCTTGGGGAGAGTTTGTAGGTTTTTTAACTCACCAATTCCCAAGGGCAGCTTCTTCAAATGCGGAGTATCCCTGATGTCAAAATGCCTCAATTTTTTGAGCTTTAGGAAGCTTTTAGGCAATGTACTCAAGCTCTCACAACCAAAAACGATCAATGTTTGTAAATTGTAAAGATTACCAACATTCTCTGGTAACTTTGAGATATTTGTTCGAGACAAATTAAGATACCTCAAGTGGTCCAAACTACAAATGACATCCGGTACCTCACTTATGTCAAAACGGCTCAAAGAAAGAACCCTTAACAGTGGTAGCTGAGGAAGTAAGTCAACCAAAATTTTATTGGATATGTAAAACTCATCCCAGCTTTGTTCTACCCCAACATATACAGCTAACAGTGTTCTCAAACTTCTTGCTCTTTGAAATGCCTCAAACTTCTGGAAACCTACATAGCGCTCACGCATAAATGACATATGTCGGTACTTGCCTAAAGCTTCCTCTGCCATCTCCGTCTGATTGTCAAACCTCAAAAAATATTCTCCAGCAACAAATGTGGCCAAGTCGTTCATGAGATCATGCATCACAAAAAAGGGTTCGCCACTAGGTGCGGGTTGAAAAAAGGACCTTGATAGCAATTTCTCAAAATATTCATGGCCCAAGCATTCCGGTGACTTGTTTGCAGTTGACTCGTTCAGATACCCTTCAGCTATCCATAGTAATATCAACTCCTCCTTGTCAAACATAAAGTCCTTTGGGAACAAAGAGCAGTATGCAAACAAGCGCTTCAAATCAGCAGGAAGATCATGGTAGCTTAGTCTTAGGGCTGGAACAATTGCATCAGCATTTTCTAAATCCCATATCTTACTTTTCAACACGTCATCCCATTCTTCTCCCTCGGTTTTTGTTCTGAGTAATCTTCCAATTGCCTTTAAAGCTAAAGGCAAACCACCACACTTTTTCACGATACCTTTAGCTTGTGGTTTAAGTGTTTCATGCGAATCAAAGTTATCTACATCTAATGCATGTAGAGCTAACAAAGACAAAGCATCTTCATGCGACAAACTCTTGAGATTGTCTACATGATTAAAACCTATCTTTTTAAGCAGATCTTGCTGGCGAGTTGTCATGATTACCCTACTTCCAGCAGCCCCAGAATGAAATGGACGCACTAGTTTTTCCCAATCATCATAGTTTTGATTCCACACATCATCAAGTACTAGTAGAAATCGTTTGTCCTTAAATTGCTCTCTAAGAGCAATTTGAAGCTGATTTACATCTTTGAACTGTTTGTTTTCTGTAGCCACACATTCAAAGATGGTTTCACTTATTTTGAATACATCACACTCATCGGAAACACAAACCCAAGCCATGAGTTCAAAGTGATCTTTCACCCGCGTATCGTTATACAATATTCTAGCCAGAGTGGTCTTTCCCACTCCACCCAAACCAACTATGGGTAAGATACTAAACTTTTCCTTAGATGATTCACCTACTAACAACTGGTTGAGCAATTTCTTTTTCTCAACTTCTCTTCCAACAACATCACGTTCTGGCAAAGAGGTTTCGTTTCTTCTATTAGTATTAATTTTTGGCTTTTCACCTTTCACAATCAAACCAGGATTTTGTTTTTCTAGATGTTGTAACTTGGTGGTAATTCTGTCTAACTTGGGACTCAACCAATGGCTTAGTGAGAACTGTTTGCAGCAAGTTGGGATGAGCTTTCTTACCATGCTGGTGCTCGCTTCTGATTCCGGGGTCAGCTCACGACGCATAGCTTCAGTAGCCACTTCGTCAAGTACGTCATCGATATCGTAAGCCAGATGTTGGAGACTATTGAGCCATAGTCTAACAGATTCATCAGTTATTTCCTTGTGGGAGGCATCATTAAGCAGAGCTTGGATCTGGGACAACGTGCTCCCCAATTGCTTGAGCTCTGAGTGGATATTCTGGGAACGAGCATATTTCTTGAAGGCTTCATCGGCTAGCTTGTCAAAAATGACTTTGACAAgggcagcagcagcagcttcggCCATTGTTAACAGACAGTGAAGAGGTAAGCTGGAAATTGGAATGAGAGTAGTTGGTGTGTAGTGTAATCTGTATTTGCGATGAATGTAAATGAGAGATCATGAGTGGAGATAAGATAGGAGTGGTCTGAGTGGAGATAAGAAATGAGTGGATAGAAAGAAGGATACGTTATATCAACATTTGAGCCAATTCTCTTGGTcaatagttttttttaatatattgtaCAAGAAGTAGCTCCCAATATTTAATGAGCCTGAACATTTTTGTTAtgatttattaattatattttgaGATGCTTCATTTTTATTGCTTGTGTTGCTGTTAGAAAGCAGATTACTGTTTTGTAAacaaaaagaatataaaaaagaGTAAACTATACAAATAGTCTTTATAGTATGATAAAACCTAGGAAAAAAATTGAAAAGAGATGTTTTGAAGGTATGATCAGGCTACAAAAAAAGAGCACATTCAAACCAATAAATATAAACTCGCAATTTAATATTTGAGACTTGAGATATGCTTGAAGCCTTGAACTTGACTATAGTATTGGTTGACCGCCTAAAACTCTTCTATATCACAGTAATTTTTGGGCTATTCTAGTCAATTCATATTGTTAGTCTTTGAGGACCCAACTCTGAATTTGTAAAAGTTAAGTGTCATCTATAGCAAGAATCATAGATGAAAAGAATGGCTAGGAAACATTGTTCAAGGAGCAGCTTTTGCTTAGGTGACTAAGCTTTAGCAATAATTGTTTTATGAAATTGCCTACAAAACTTTGAATGTTGATAGACCTTCACATCACGTGTAGATGTAGCATACTCCTTTGATTTGGTTCACAAATTGCTCTCGAAATGAAAAGTTCAACAGGCCAATTTATCAAATTGGATCAAAAGTATTCATAAAGTGGGCGGATTTGGTCAGCAAGATGCAAAAATAATACTTCAAGTTCTATCACGTGAATAagagattttatttttatttttttggcacaaatattattttttgttcctaaaacaaaacaatttaaaaaggtTCAATTGTCTAAAATAAATATCTAAACCGGCAGATTTATTGACATAATTGCTTTAAATGATGAAGAacatgaaaattaaaattaaCAAAGACTACACAATGCATCCAACCTCCTAAATtattctatttaaaaaaaaattatattaaacTTTTAAAAGGGATAGATAATTGCTTTAAATGATGCGAGTCAACCCAGCCTAGCAAGTCTGACCCATTACCCGACTCATCCACCCATCTACCTAATTATGAATGTCGTGTCTCAGACTACTCTAATTAACCAAGTATATAGCTGAACAGAAGAAAATGCACACGACCATAAACTTCAGAATATACGTGCCTAGCGTGTTTTAGTTAGGATCCTTTTCGTATTTTTTTTCCTTAAGATCCTTACACGTGGGAATATGAtaacacacatttttatatgatTTCTAAAAGGCACAAAATCACACAGCTCCATTTGAAAATTCAATAGTGAGTCAACCCGGCCTGGCGAGTTTGACCCATTACCCGACTCATCCACCTATCTACATAATTCTGAATGTCATGTCTCAGACTACTCTACTTAACCAAGTATATAGCTGAGCAGAAGAAAATGGACTAGACTATAAACTTCAGAATATACGTGCTTAGCGTTTTACGATTTGTTAAAAAGTATTAATTTAATTTCAGTTGCAGCTTTGATTTAATGTGTGGTGGTTATTTGTTTCTTTAGGCAAACCTGTTGATAACTTCAAGGACTAGGCTTGCAGTATTGTAAAGGTCAAGAGATATTGTGCATTTAAACTAAGCATCGAGGATTACAATGTAAATCTGCATTATGGTTTCTTTATATATAGAACAACTTTTGGCCTCAAGTAAGTCATTTATCTAAAGCGGTCTACATGGCTTGTTTAAAAAAACGGGTTATACATGTCAACTTATCATtaatgaaacgggtcaaacaaatcaacCTATGTATGACAACTGACAACTCAAACTTAAATTGTCACCACTGCTTTTAAAGCTGCTATTTACCCTTGTTACTTTAAGCTATGTGATCTCCTAGAGATAACATTAGTAAGTCAAAGTGTATGGTCACAAAAATCAAGCCTTCATTAAAAAGAACATCATGGCAACTGAATACCGTTTTGTACATTTTCATTTGCTATagccatagttattaaaggctcTAGGCACACTCAaagcgcataggcctcgcctggggcctaggtgcaaggcgcaaaaaagcgagggcctgagaaaaaaaaGAGCGCacaatgaaaaaaattaaaaatattttatgtattagaaaattaatactattttttaaataaaataaacaaaagctaTCATATAACTTTTAATATCATCTTATTAGTACCAAAATTTGTAAaatattagtgtagaaaagtagttttccttagataaaagtagaaatctggGTGGAATCTTGCTGGAATTTAGAGAATTTAGCCGGTAACTTTCTAGAATCTAGGAATCTTGCCGAAATCTGCGCCTGAACCATCACTtagagaattaaagcgcaattgccttGACTTAAAGCGCAATTGTCTCGCCTAGCTTGGAAAATGGACccaggcgcaagaggcgatggcttttaacaactatggctATAACAACCCGGCAAAAGAGAAACCAAGACTGTGTCCAGATCAACAAAGAAAACCGTAACAAAATCACAGCCCGGCAATTGGCCCCACCGGTTATTATTGGATCGGGGATCGATTAACATTCACGAACAATTGTGAGTTTGAGTATGCACAGAATATGTGCAGGGACTCGTTTGGTGAAACAGAGACAGAAAAAAGGCAATATATTAACTTCTAAATTTCACTCATACAAATGAAGACATCAGTGGGTAATTTATACCCTTACAATACGACAGTTATTTAACCGTTTTCTAACTAACTAACATAACTACATAACTGAATTTCTTGTTCATCTCGTTTTAATTCTGCAGTTGACTTTATTAAGAACAAGTTTGACTTTTATAATTGACTTCTTAAAATCCTGAATTTTATGATTATAAATCTTCAAACAGTTATAAAATTGaaattttgattttttacttCATTTTCTTGGTCAAATTGACAACCGCCATTAACGATCCCAAGCTTTTCCAAATTTCATGTGCTAAAAAACTTAACctctaagggggtgtttgggattccttttcaAACCTCCTTATTGACTTTTGCAAAAAGTTACAAGGAGTTTGCAAAAGTCACATTCCCCTAACTTATTAAAAACTTCTTTTTAACACCTTCAAAAAGTCATAAGGAGGGGCAAAAGTCATTTTGCCAAATACCTTCTtaacttataaaagttaataagtcaaTAAGGAGTTtcaataagcaatcccaaacatgccctaaatcaACTCAATTCACCTTCCTAATTCATTATAAACCAGTAAATACTTATTTTGAAACTGACAGGTGCATCTATCAtccaaaaaacaaagaaaaaacgttgaacctgtTGCATCAACTTTTATATATGGGGTTTAAAAGTTTTAATTGAGTATATAACTTAGTATACATGCATCAAAGGCAATAATTAACCCACACACCAATTCATAGTAAGTCTGCCAGTTAAGTATGATTTAACTTAATAATTCAGCACAAAATTGTGATGGCAATAGCTGAGAAAAGAAGTGACTTACACTATATTTGGACGGATTATACTGTAGAAATGTTCCCAAAGTTGCCTTGTTTCTTGTACTGATGGAGATGCTATTATATTTCTCTTTGAACCTGTATAAAATACATTCACAATTGGTCAATAAGGTGCATGTTGATATACATTATGTGAAAGAAGAGTTGTTACACTGTAGCTATAGATGCAGCCATTCAAATGCAGCTGCTATATAGTAGCTAATCAAACTACaaacaca
This genomic interval carries:
- the LOC110900258 gene encoding putative disease resistance RPP13-like protein 1; the protein is MAEAAAAALVKVIFDKLADEAFKKYARSQNIHSELKQLGSTLSQIQALLNDASHKEITDESVRLWLNSLQHLAYDIDDVLDEVATEAMRRELTPESEASTSMVRKLIPTCCKQFSLSHWLSPKLDRITTKLQHLEKQNPGLIVKGEKPKINTNRRNETSLPERDVVGREVEKKKLLNQLLVGESSKEKFSILPIVGLGGVGKTTLARILYNDTRVKDHFELMAWVCVSDECDVFKISETIFECVATENKQFKDVNQLQIALREQFKDKRFLLVLDDVWNQNYDDWEKLVRPFHSGAAGSRVIMTTRQQDLLKKIGFNHVDNLKSLSHEDALSLLALHALDVDNFDSHETLKPQAKGIVKKCGGLPLALKAIGRLLRTKTEGEEWDDVLKSKIWDLENADAIVPALRLSYHDLPADLKRLFAYCSLFPKDFMFDKEELILLWIAEGYLNESTANKSPECLGHEYFEKLLSRSFFQPAPSGEPFFVMHDLMNDLATFVAGEYFLRFDNQTEMAEEALGKYRHMSFMRERYVGFQKFEAFQRARSLRTLLAVYVGVEQSWDEFYISNKILVDLLPQLPLLRVLSLSRFDISEVPDVICSLDHLRYLNLSRTNISKLPENVGNLYNLQTLIVFGCESLSTLPKSFLKLKKLRHFDIRDTPHLKKLPLGIGELKNLQTLPKVIVGGDGDFAITKLKGLENLRGELSIEGLQKVQIPMQAREANLSQKRLTKLKMKWGNDSQRGSLEKEVLAELKPHTDTLKHFEVEYYGGVEFPCWVGDPTFHQLVHVSLRGCRKCTSLPPLGRLPSLKELLIQGMDDVKVISLELSRSTDVTFPSLEILRFEDMSSWEVWSTNSEVMFPCLRELQIIKCPDLSDVSLEALPSLRVLRIEGCGESVLRSLVQAASSTTKLEIDSILGLTDEVWRGVIVNFGAVEELRIQYCDEIRYLWESDAEASKVLVNLKELRVYYCKKLVSLGEKEEDEDNIGSNFLSSLRILDVEECESMERLCCPNSIERLNIRGCRSVRHVSFPRATTTGGGGQNLKSLTIDSCGNLKSINQLSNSTHLTSLRISYCRNMELSSDLHQLSNLTSLCIQGFKSIRSFSDLELSNLTTLKIEGCESIESFPNLHLPNLTEVHIESCKNMKAFGDLQLPNLISWMIWDCENLESFPDLQLSNLTMLKAMWISNCPMIDASFPRGLWPPNLCSLETGGLKKPISEWGNQNFPASLVYLRLHNERDVKNFSQLSHLFPSSLKSLSIWEFDNLESISTGLQYLTSLQHLYIGSCPKLNDLPETLLPSLLSLSTLICPKLKERCEGRGSHYWPRISHIPCIEIKD